The Chrysiogenia bacterium genomic interval GGCGCCCCGCCTGAGTTTTCAATGGCTCCGGGACTGTGCGGCGGCTATGCTTGTCGTTGTGAAAAATACCCGACAGCAGATAACGAGAGTTTCCTCTTATTCATTCTCACTGGGCCTGCTACTTGTGGGCGCGCTACTGGCGGCAGCGGGCTGCGTTCCCAAGGGGGCGCCGCTTCCCGATGAGCTCCAGCGATCGATCTGGATCGACCCGCTGGCCGCCGAGGCCCCGGTAGAGGTCTATCTCGTCCTTCCATTCGACAGCGAAAGCGCGGCGGCGGATCTCGCACCGAGCGCCGAAATCGCAGTCGTGAAACGGCTTCGCGAACATGGATACCGGGTTCTGGCACGCGATGAAGTGATGGCCAGCCTCAAGGGCAAACAGCTTGCGAGCCTGAAGTTCTCCGACGAAGAGGGCCGCGCGCTGGCGCGCGAGCTGGGCGCCGACGCCGTGATTCGGGGCCTCATTTCCGATCTGCAGGTCAATCTCGTGGCGACCGACGCCGCCGAGGGGGGCGAGCTCTGGCGCGCCTCGGAGCCTTTCAAGCTCCCGATCGGGGACCATTCAACCGTGCTCTCGCGCGAGGCGGTGGTTTCGACTGTCAAGCGTCTGGTCCGTGCGGTGACCGATCGTTTGCCGCAAGGCGTCGCGCAGCCTGAAAATGTTCCACAAGGGCCTACGGGCCCTTAGAGCGGTCTTGTCCGGCCCTCCGCGCCGTGCCTTTTTTGCCTGATCGCCTATACTGCCTGCCATCAGTAAAACATCTCGGGCGGGGTGTGCTTGAGCGTCATCGCGGGCGTCCCGAATTGATTTCGGGCGTTCAGGGGAGTTGAGTCAGTGGGTGTGGGCATCGCGAAGATGTTACGGCAAATTCTGGCCGTGACAGCAGTTCTATCTGTCACCTTTATTATAGTCTCGCCTTCCCTCTCACAGGTAAGGCCCGACAAGGGCGTGGCGGTCTATCCCTTCGGCGCCAAGGGCGGGGCCTCGCCGGCGGTGGCCGAAGGCCTCACAGCGCTCTTCATCAATGAAATCGCCAATGTCGACGGCGTCCGCGTAGTTGCAGAGGACATCATCGAAGATCTGGCCAGGCAGCTTGGCCTGGAGCAGGCTTGCGGCACTGCGAGCTGTCAGATCGACCTGGCCAAGCAGGTGCAGGCCGAATACTTGGTGCGCGGCGACCTCACGCAGGTGGGGCAGAGCTACTTCCTCACCGCGCTGGTGATCAAGATTGAGTCCAATGAGACGGTGTTCTCGGAGAAGATCGAAGCCACGGAGGTCGAACTTGTAGAGCAGACCGGTGTGCTGGCCGATAAGGTAGCCGGGTTTTTCGCCTCCGGCGGTCAGTCGCAACAGCGCACCATCATCGATCTCGATGCCAAGCTTCGCGAGGCCCGACGCCGTCAGGCGCGCGAGCGCACGACGCCCGAAGCGCTCATCTGGGGCGAGTACGGAAAGGTCAGCGACATCAACAAGAGCTCGGCCGTCACTCCCAACGACAAGCTGGCCGCCTGGCGCTTTCTCTCACAGCTCTACCCGGCCCAGAACCGCTTTCGCGATACCGCGCTGCAATGGATGACCTACTGGCGCGAGCCCGACAACCGTTCCAAGGAAGTGTTGGAGGCCAGGGCGCTCTATGAGCGTGCATGCGCCCAGCAAAACCACGACGCCTGCACGCAGCTTGGCAAACTCGTTGAAGAAGAAGACGCACCGGCAGCGCGCGCCCGCTACGAAGCTGCCTGTAAGGCGGGTGAGCTCAATGGCTGCTACCGGCTGGGGATGTTCATGCACGAGCGCGAGGCCAACCCTTCGGGTGCCCGCGAGGTGTGGATGGAGGCTTGCAAGGGCAATGAGGCGCGCGCGTGCAACGGCGTGGGATTCATC includes:
- a CDS encoding sel1 repeat family protein encodes the protein MLRQILAVTAVLSVTFIIVSPSLSQVRPDKGVAVYPFGAKGGASPAVAEGLTALFINEIANVDGVRVVAEDIIEDLARQLGLEQACGTASCQIDLAKQVQAEYLVRGDLTQVGQSYFLTALVIKIESNETVFSEKIEATEVELVEQTGVLADKVAGFFASGGQSQQRTIIDLDAKLREARRRQARERTTPEALIWGEYGKVSDINKSSAVTPNDKLAAWRFLSQLYPAQNRFRDTALQWMTYWREPDNRSKEVLEARALYERACAQQNHDACTQLGKLVEEEDAPAARARYEAACKAGELNGCYRLGMFMHEREANPSGAREVWMEACKGNEARACNGVGFILETVEGNWKDAGKFYKRACEFGDLRACSSLGYLYETRMENWKSAKELYEKACEGDVMSACYSEGLILENQENNWRSAKLRYQKACEGGVPSACDAMELGSSPW